The following proteins are encoded in a genomic region of Tenacibaculum sp. 190524A05c:
- the mraY gene encoding phospho-N-acetylmuramoyl-pentapeptide-transferase: MLYYLFEYLESEFNLTGASVFQFITFRSAAAFILSLLLSTIFGKRVINYLRRLQVGETIRDLGLEGQMQKAGTPTMGGVIIILATLIPAILLAKLENIYVIILLITTVWMGLIGFTDDYIKVFKKDKAGLKGIFKVIGQVGLGLIVGAMLYFSPSVTIKEQLPVDQQVVQANGKRQVFGEAHKSTKTTVPFLKDNELDYAKALSFLGDGYQKYAWLIFIPIVIFIVTGISNGANLTDGIDGLAAGSSAIMVLVLALFAWVSGNIVFANYLDVMYIPNSGEMTVFILAFAGALIGFLWYNTYPAQVFMGDTGSLTIGGIIAVIAIATRKELLLPLLAGIFVVENLSVILQVGYFKYTKKKYGEGRRIFKMAPLHHHYQKLNYHESKIVTRFWIVGILLAVFTIVTLKLR, from the coding sequence ATGTTGTATTATTTATTTGAGTATTTAGAGAGTGAATTTAATTTGACTGGAGCAAGTGTGTTTCAGTTTATTACATTTCGTTCTGCGGCAGCATTTATTTTGTCATTGTTGTTGTCAACAATCTTCGGAAAACGTGTAATCAATTATCTAAGAAGGTTACAAGTTGGTGAAACTATTCGTGACCTTGGTTTAGAGGGGCAAATGCAAAAGGCTGGGACACCAACAATGGGTGGTGTTATTATAATATTGGCCACTTTAATACCGGCAATCTTATTAGCAAAACTTGAAAATATCTATGTAATTATCTTATTGATAACCACAGTATGGATGGGGTTAATTGGTTTTACTGATGATTATATTAAAGTGTTTAAAAAAGATAAAGCAGGTTTAAAAGGGATTTTTAAAGTAATTGGTCAAGTTGGTCTTGGACTTATTGTGGGAGCAATGCTTTATTTCAGTCCTTCTGTAACAATAAAAGAACAGCTGCCAGTTGATCAGCAAGTGGTGCAAGCTAATGGGAAAAGACAAGTTTTTGGGGAAGCGCATAAATCTACTAAAACAACAGTCCCTTTCTTAAAAGACAATGAATTGGATTATGCAAAAGCGCTTAGCTTTTTAGGTGATGGGTATCAAAAGTATGCTTGGTTAATTTTTATTCCAATCGTGATCTTTATTGTTACCGGTATTTCTAATGGAGCAAACTTAACTGATGGAATTGATGGTTTAGCGGCAGGTTCCTCAGCAATTATGGTTTTGGTACTTGCATTGTTCGCATGGGTTTCAGGGAATATTGTTTTTGCTAATTATTTGGATGTAATGTATATCCCAAATTCTGGTGAAATGACAGTGTTTATTCTTGCATTCGCTGGAGCGTTGATAGGGTTTCTTTGGTACAATACATATCCGGCTCAAGTTTTTATGGGAGATACAGGGAGTTTAACAATTGGTGGGATAATTGCAGTTATTGCAATTGCCACTAGAAAAGAATTATTACTTCCATTATTGGCTGGAATATTCGTAGTTGAAAATTTATCTGTGATTTTACAAGTTGGGTATTTTAAATACACTAAAAAGAAATATGGTGAAGGTAGAAGGATTTTTAAAATGGCTCCTTTACATCATCACTATCAAAAATTGAATTATCACGAAAGTAAAATAGTTACGAGATTCTGGATTGTCGGAATTTTACTAGCTGTATTTACAATAGTGACATTGAAGTTAAGATAA
- the murG gene encoding undecaprenyldiphospho-muramoylpentapeptide beta-N-acetylglucosaminyltransferase — MEKSLSIIISGGGTGGHIYPAIAIANEVKLRFPEAKILFVGAKDKMEMEKVPQAGYEIEGLWISGIQRKLTLKNLLFPIKLISSLWKARKIIRKFKPDVVVGTGGFASGPTLMVANKRGIPTVVQEQNSFPGITNKLLSKKANKICVAYDNLERFFPKDKIVKTGNPVRQDLLLVHSKREEGIEFFELDKEKKTVLVIGGSLGARRINQLIELELEFLKGQDVQIIWQCGKLYYEEYKEYNSESNVQVHPFLNRMDLAYAAADFIISRSGASSVSELCIVGKPTIFIPSPNVAEDHQTKNAKAIVDKHGALMLKESELDTFSVVFETLLKDEGKQESLSENIKELALPNATGHIVDEIEGLISWWV; from the coding sequence ATGGAAAAATCGTTAAGTATAATTATAAGTGGTGGTGGAACAGGAGGACATATCTATCCTGCGATTGCTATTGCTAATGAAGTTAAACTTCGATTTCCTGAAGCTAAAATTTTATTTGTAGGTGCTAAAGATAAAATGGAAATGGAAAAAGTCCCACAAGCCGGATATGAAATTGAAGGATTGTGGATTTCTGGTATTCAAAGGAAATTAACTTTGAAGAATCTATTATTTCCAATAAAATTAATTAGTAGTCTGTGGAAGGCTAGAAAAATTATAAGAAAGTTTAAGCCAGATGTGGTTGTGGGTACAGGCGGGTTTGCAAGTGGTCCAACTTTAATGGTTGCAAATAAACGTGGAATTCCAACAGTGGTGCAAGAGCAAAATTCTTTTCCAGGAATCACTAATAAGTTATTAAGTAAAAAGGCAAATAAAATTTGTGTTGCTTACGATAATTTGGAGCGTTTTTTTCCAAAAGATAAGATTGTAAAAACAGGAAATCCAGTTCGACAAGATTTATTATTGGTGCATTCTAAACGAGAAGAAGGGATTGAGTTTTTCGAGTTGGATAAAGAAAAGAAGACTGTTTTAGTTATTGGAGGAAGTCTAGGAGCAAGAAGAATTAATCAATTAATTGAACTTGAGTTGGAGTTCTTAAAAGGTCAAGATGTACAAATAATTTGGCAATGTGGTAAGCTGTATTATGAAGAGTATAAGGAATATAATTCAGAGTCAAATGTTCAGGTTCATCCATTTTTAAATAGAATGGATTTAGCTTACGCGGCGGCGGATTTCATTATTTCAAGATCGGGAGCTAGTTCTGTTTCGGAATTGTGTATTGTTGGAAAGCCAACCATTTTTATTCCTTCTCCAAATGTGGCTGAAGATCATCAAACAAAAAATGCAAAAGCAATTGTTGATAAACATGGAGCTTTAATGCTTAAAGAAAGTGAATTAGATACTTTTTCTGTGGTTTTTGAAACGTTACTTAAAGACGAAGGGAAACAGGAGAGTTTAAGTGAGAATATAAAAGAGTTAGCATTACCTAATGCTACAGGTCATATAGTAGACGAAATAGAAGGATTAATTAGCTGGTGGGTTTAA
- the murD gene encoding UDP-N-acetylmuramoyl-L-alanine--D-glutamate ligase, with amino-acid sequence MEKLVVLGGGESGVGTAILGKKQGYKVFVSDLGEIHTEYKEVLLHHKIDFEEKQHTKEKIFDADIVMKSPGIPDKVALIQELRSKGIPVISEIEFAGRYTNARIIGITGSNGKTTTTLLTHHLLKDAGLNVGIAGNIGDSFAKQVAEQSFENYVLELSSFQLDGVEEFNSHIAMITNITPDHLDRYDYDFNNYIASKFRIAKNQTEKDFLIYDSDDRVITSWLAENPVKSKLVPFSILKELEYGAFIRENNIIIRLNEEEYIMNTSYLKIKGKHNTKNAMASMLASKLLQVRNQSITESMSGFEGAEHRLEKVLKIEGVSYVNDSKATNVNATFYALECMDRPTVWIVGGVDKGNDYTDLLPLVREKVKAIVCLGLDNRKIIDTFQNVVDVIVETAGAEEAVKVSHKLAEKNDTVLLSPACASFDLFEDYEDRGRKFKKAVREL; translated from the coding sequence ATGGAAAAGTTAGTTGTATTAGGAGGTGGAGAGAGTGGAGTTGGAACTGCTATTCTAGGAAAAAAACAAGGTTATAAAGTATTTGTTTCAGATTTAGGTGAAATACATACAGAGTATAAAGAAGTTCTTTTACATCATAAAATAGATTTTGAAGAGAAACAGCATACAAAAGAAAAGATATTTGATGCTGATATAGTCATGAAAAGTCCAGGTATTCCTGATAAAGTAGCTCTAATTCAAGAGTTACGTTCAAAAGGAATTCCGGTAATCTCTGAAATTGAGTTTGCAGGAAGATATACGAATGCGAGAATTATTGGAATTACTGGATCCAACGGTAAAACCACAACAACTCTTTTAACGCATCATCTGCTGAAAGATGCTGGTTTAAATGTTGGAATAGCTGGTAATATCGGTGATAGTTTCGCAAAACAAGTGGCAGAGCAAAGTTTTGAAAATTATGTGCTAGAGTTGAGTAGTTTTCAATTAGACGGAGTTGAGGAGTTTAATTCTCATATCGCAATGATTACCAATATAACTCCGGATCATCTTGATAGATATGACTATGACTTTAATAATTACATCGCTTCAAAATTTAGAATCGCTAAAAATCAAACAGAGAAAGATTTTTTGATTTACGATTCAGATGATAGAGTAATCACAAGTTGGTTAGCGGAGAATCCCGTGAAATCAAAATTAGTTCCATTTTCAATTCTTAAAGAGTTGGAATATGGGGCATTTATAAGAGAGAATAATATAATAATCAGATTAAACGAAGAAGAATATATAATGAACACATCCTATTTAAAAATTAAAGGAAAACACAATACTAAAAACGCAATGGCTTCTATGCTTGCATCAAAATTATTGCAAGTAAGAAATCAATCAATAACAGAAAGTATGTCTGGTTTTGAAGGAGCAGAGCATCGTTTAGAAAAAGTATTGAAGATAGAAGGAGTGTCATATGTGAACGATAGTAAAGCAACTAATGTTAATGCTACTTTTTATGCATTGGAATGTATGGATAGACCAACGGTTTGGATTGTTGGAGGTGTAGATAAAGGTAATGATTATACAGATTTATTGCCTTTAGTGAGAGAAAAAGTAAAAGCAATAGTGTGTTTAGGTTTAGATAATCGTAAAATCATAGATACGTTTCAAAATGTTGTAGATGTTATTGTGGAAACTGCAGGAGCAGAAGAAGCTGTAAAGGTTTCGCATAAACTGGCTGAAAAGAATGATACAGTGTTGCTTTCTCCAGCCTGTGCAAGTTTTGATTTATTCGAGGATTACGAGGATAGAGGAAGAAAATTTAAGAAAGCAGTAAGAGAACTATAA
- a CDS encoding FtsW/RodA/SpoVE family cell cycle protein: protein MKTLFKHIKGDRAIWALVAMLAILSFMPVYSASTNLVYVVGNGSTTGHLIKHIALLIMGFGILYGVHKIPYRYFSGGSVLMLPIVILLLIVTIAQGNTIGGANASRWIRIPFVGVGFQTSTLAGLVLLVYVARYLAKNKEKQIVFRESLLQLWLPVGLILILILPANFSTTAILFFMIVLLTFIGGYPLKYIANVVGIGIVALGLFILVAKAFPDLMPNRIHTWEKRISGFFSGESAENYQVEKAKIAIATGGVTGKGPGKSVQKNFLPQSSSDFIYAIIVEEYGLVGALFVLFIYFLLLFRIVISARKATTIFATLLCIGVGLPIVFQAMINMAVAVNLFPVTGQTLPLISSGGTSIWMTCFALGMILSVSASKNETEESILDDNPLDILHETI from the coding sequence TTGAAAACGCTATTTAAACATATTAAGGGAGATAGAGCTATATGGGCATTAGTTGCCATGTTAGCAATTTTGTCTTTTATGCCTGTGTATAGTGCAAGTACAAATTTGGTGTATGTTGTTGGAAATGGTTCTACAACAGGGCATTTAATCAAGCATATAGCATTATTAATTATGGGATTTGGTATTCTTTACGGAGTGCATAAAATTCCATATCGATATTTCAGTGGAGGCTCTGTGTTGATGTTGCCTATCGTAATATTATTGTTGATTGTTACCATTGCACAAGGAAATACAATTGGGGGAGCAAATGCAAGTAGGTGGATTCGTATTCCTTTTGTGGGAGTTGGTTTTCAAACATCAACTTTAGCGGGACTTGTTTTATTGGTTTATGTTGCGAGATATCTCGCTAAAAATAAAGAGAAACAAATTGTATTTCGTGAAAGCTTATTGCAGTTATGGTTGCCAGTTGGATTAATTTTAATTCTGATTCTACCTGCAAACTTTTCTACAACGGCGATCTTATTCTTTATGATTGTTCTATTGACTTTTATAGGAGGTTATCCTTTAAAGTATATAGCAAATGTCGTAGGTATTGGAATTGTTGCTTTAGGGTTGTTTATACTAGTGGCAAAAGCATTTCCAGATTTAATGCCAAACAGAATTCATACTTGGGAAAAAAGGATTTCAGGATTCTTCTCAGGGGAAAGTGCAGAGAATTACCAGGTTGAAAAAGCTAAAATAGCAATAGCTACAGGAGGAGTCACAGGGAAAGGTCCAGGTAAAAGTGTTCAAAAAAACTTTTTACCACAGTCTTCTTCTGATTTCATCTATGCAATTATTGTTGAGGAATATGGGTTGGTAGGAGCATTATTTGTGTTGTTTATTTATTTCTTGCTGTTGTTTAGAATTGTAATATCAGCCAGAAAAGCAACAACAATTTTTGCTACGTTATTATGTATTGGTGTAGGATTACCAATTGTTTTTCAAGCCATGATTAATATGGCTGTTGCGGTGAATTTATTTCCTGTAACAGGGCAAACACTGCCATTAATTAGTAGTGGAGGTACATCAATTTGGATGACGTGTTTTGCGTTAGGAATGATATTAAGTGTAAGTGCATCTAAAAACGAGACTGAAGAGTCTATTTTAGATGACAATCCATTAGATATATTACATGAAACCATATAA